A stretch of Cheilinus undulatus linkage group 20, ASM1832078v1, whole genome shotgun sequence DNA encodes these proteins:
- the pmp22b gene encoding peripheral myelin protein 22b — MLLLLLGIILLHVAALVLLFVSTIVSVWTSSETSTSDLWYNCSTANGGYHCDPASTGEWIQAVQALMILSIIFSCLSLFLFFCQLFTLQKGGRFFLTGTFQILASLFVMSGAIIYTVMSPDWVPDTDAFGYSYILAWVAFPLALVSGLIYVILRKRE, encoded by the exons ATGCTGCTCCTACTACTGGGAATCATCCTCCTGCACGTCGCTGCTCTGGTTCTCCTGTTTGTATCAACGATAGTCAGC GTATGGACGTCAAGTGAAACTAGCACCTCAGACCTCTGGTATAACTGCTCTACTGCCAATGGAGGATACCACTGTGACCCAGCATCAACTGGAG AGTGGATTCAAGCGGTCCAGGCCCTCATGATCCTATCCATCATCTTCAGCTgcctgtctctcttcctcttcttctgccAGCTCTTCACTTTGCAGAAGGGCGGACGCTTCTTCCTCACTGGAACCTTCCAGATCCTTGCCA GTTTGTTTGTGATGAGCGGAGCCATCATCTACACGGTGATGAGTCCGGACTGGGTGCCGGACACAGACGCCTTTGGCTACTCCTACATCCTGGCGTGGGTCGCCTTCCCTTTGGCGTTGGTCAGCGGACTCATCTACGTCATCTTGAGGAAGCGAGAATGA